From Tachyglossus aculeatus isolate mTacAcu1 chromosome 12 unlocalized genomic scaffold, mTacAcu1.pri SUPER_6_unloc_1, whole genome shotgun sequence, the proteins below share one genomic window:
- the CBLN3 gene encoding cerebellin-3, with the protein MPSPTVPPERGRLRLQTTSATGRIPPGATVRLALLFLALGQAGADPVRMEGECLVVCEPRGAALGEAPPGRVAFAAVRSHHHEPAGETGNGTGGAIYFDQVLVNEGGGFDRTSGYFVAPVRGVYNFRFHVVKVYNRQTVQVSLMLNAWPVISAFANDPDVTREAATSTVLLPLDPGDRVSLRLRRGNLLGGWKFSSFSGFLIFPL; encoded by the exons ATGCCGAGTCCCACGGTCCCCCCAGAGAGGGGACGCCTCCGCCTCCAAACCACCTCCGCCACGGGCCGGATCCCACCCGGGGCCACGGTCCGGTTGGCATTGCTGTTCCTGGCCCTGGGGCAGGCCGGAGCCGATCCGGTGCGGATGGAAGGAGAGTGTCTGGTTGTGTGTGAGCCCAGGGGGGCGGCCCTGGGAGAAGCCCCTCCGGGGCGCGTGGCCTTCGCCGCCGTCCGCAGCCACCACCACGAACCGGCCGGCGAGACGGGCAACGGCACCGGCGGGGCCATCTACTTTGACCAG GTGCTGGTGAATGAGGGCGGCGGCTTCGACCGGACCTCGGGCTACTTTGTGGCTCCCGTCCGGGGCGTCTACAACTTCCGCTTCCACGTGGTCAAGGTGTACAACCGCCAGACTGTCCAG GTGAGCCTGATGCTGAACGCCTGGCCGGTGATCTCGGCCTTCGCCAACGACCCTGACGTGACGCGGGAGGCGGCCACCAGCACCGTGCTGCTGCCCCTGGACCCCGGCGACCGGGTGTCCCTGCGCCTGCGGCGGGGGAACCTGCTGGGCGGCTGGAAGTTCTCCAGCTTCTCGggcttcctcatcttccccctctgA